From Hermetia illucens chromosome 6, iHerIll2.2.curated.20191125, whole genome shotgun sequence, one genomic window encodes:
- the LOC119660568 gene encoding uncharacterized protein LOC119660568, producing the protein MDLVIPPELEDLILCSCCHLPFNETDAPPKLFSCRHHFCLKCVNSILLKGTELYCVHCWKRTELPGPDMKPENLPTYNAILYLSQNLSMLNLKPKPPDKQSSANASSSSTSSATVTSNNQQQTGLQTPNSTKTSKKGENCITHAMPNALWCTKCNILLCRACAGSEEHRNHIIRTKAEAKNSIHDDIGAELTTMQKILNEVQHLVLKQRDFLLKILESCTALKTQIETELINHIPTLEIAEMRESLSKAKLCMDMLEQQSPAEAYKLFSTLTIEKQRLQSKHQEMYLQCKLDDLIRHYGVLFDFDLIKQALATLHTNDTYSTINGIGHHNPILLLANYCISQLYSRHILSSKHSQFLNNCNSNSYHHISNVSQSQQQSQPPLQQQSQAPPQQLIVGSNHQSPCEVVGAKTYADITSSPKGNQTELNGMNVSTMALMQHQLQQHSNNVQQKTQIATSGSLQSAAQSTATLICNPSVRVYPIFYFNIEMNGSPCGRILIEIRNDVAPKMAKNFSALSTGELGFGYKGCQIFQCWENESIITGDFELNNGRGGRSVFEESFFMPDDTKILAIRGSVGMRRSQKRHDNLGLVGSQFRIILREMRGFTGIFAFVIEGLELVEKISQTGDSAGKPQSNIVIASCGKLQ; encoded by the exons ATGGATTTAGTTATACCACCGGAGTTGGAAGACTTAATTTTATGCAGTTGTTGTCATTTACCATTTAATGAAACTGATGCACCACCAAAACTATTTTCATGTCGACACCATTTCTGTCTCAAGTGCGTTAATTCCATACTACTCAAAGGTACGGAATTGTATTGTGTCCATTGTTGGAAACGCACTGAGCTTCCGGGTCCTGATATGAAACCCGAAAACCTCCCAACGTACAATGCTATTTTATATCTATCACAAAATCTGAGCatgctgaatttgaaacctaagCCACCTGATAAGCAATCATCGGCAAATGCATCCTCATCATCGACATCGTCAGCTACGGTCACATCTAATAATCAACAACAAACAGGCCTTCAGACACCGAATAGTACGAAAACATCGAAAAAGGGGGAAAATTGTATAACACACGCTATGCCTAACGCTTTGTGGTGTACGAAATGCAACATTCTATTATGCAGAGCCTGTGCAGGTTCAGAGGAACATAGAAATCATATTATTAGAACGAAAGCCGAAGCGAAAAATTCCATACATGATGATATCGGAGCGGAACTGACAACAATGCAGAAGATCCTTAACGAGGTTCAGCATTTAGTATTGAAGCAAAGGGATTTTCTACTGAAGATTTTGGAGTCATGTACGGCGCTAAAAACACAAATCGAAACCGAATTGATAAACCATATACCTACTTTAGAGATTGCTGAAATGCGTGAGAGTTTAAGTAAAGCGAAACTTTGTATGGATATGCTCGAGCAGCAGTCTCCTGCCGAGGCATATAAATTATTTTCAACGTTAACTATCGAAAAACAACGTCTACAATCTAAGCACCAAGAAATGTACCTGCAATGTAAATTGGACGACCTAATTCGACATTATGGCGTCTTATTTGATTTCGATTTAATTAAACAAGCCCTGGCCACCCTACACACAAACGACACGTATAGCACAATCAATGGCATCGGTCATCACAACCCTATACTACTTTTAGCAAACTATTGCATATCGCAATTATATTCACGACACATACTCTCTTCTAAACATTCGCAGTTCTTAAATAATTGTAACAGTAATAGTTACCATCATATTTCAAACGTTTCCCAATCGCAACAGCAATCGCAGCCACCCCTACAACAGCAATCGCAGGCGCCACCCCAACAGCTTATTGTGGGATCAAATCATCAATCACCTTGTGAGGTAGTTGGTGCGAAAACCTATGCCGACATCACAAGTTCCCCAAAAGGAAATCAAACAG AGCTGAATGGAATGAACGTATCCACCATGGCCCTCATGCAGCACCAACTTCAACAACATTCCAACAATGTACAACAAAAGACTCAAATTGCAACGAGTGGCAGTTTGCAATCAGCGGCTCAAAGTACAGCCACTCTTATTTGCAATCCATCCGTTCGTGTCTACCCAATTTTCTATTTTAATATTGAAATGAACGGGTCACCATGTGGTCGCATTTTGATCGAAATCCGAAATGATGTTGCTCCGAAAATGGCGAAAAACTTCAGTGCCCTTTCGACAGGGGAACTTGGATTTGGCTACAAAGGTTGCCAGATTTTCCAATGCTGGGAAAACGAGAGTATAATCACGGGCGATTTTGAATTGAATAATGGTCGTGGCGGACGATCTGTTTTCGAGGAAAGTTTCTTTATGCCAGACGACACGAAAATTTTAGCAATACGAGGATCGGTGGGAATGCGTCGAAGTCAAAAACGTCATGACAATTTAGGTTTAGTTGGATCGCAATTCCGTATTATTTTAAGAGAAATGCGTGGTTTTACGGGTATATTTGCATTTGTGATCGAGGGTTTGGAGCTGGTTGAAAAAATTAGTCAAACTGGTGATTCGGCTGGGAAACCTCAAAGTAATATTGTGATTGCTAGTTGCGgtaaattgcaataa